From Phaeocystidibacter marisrubri, the proteins below share one genomic window:
- the rfbF gene encoding glucose-1-phosphate cytidylyltransferase has product MKVVILAGGYGSRLGHVTELIPKPMVEVGGRPIIWHIMKIYAAHGFNEFVIALGYKGNVIKDYFYKLKNFSSDFTVNTATGEIQYHSDNADEWKVTLVDTGLETLKGGRIKRLEKYLDDVNFLTYGDGVSNVDLQALLEYHKNHQKTVTITGVRPPSLFGEVIQKDGQVLSFEEKPQIGQGLINGGFMVFNKSMLDKLSTDVNCDFEFGPLEDLANEGEVMVHIHDGFWECADTVRDVNHLNKLWDKNEAEWKIW; this is encoded by the coding sequence ATGAAAGTAGTAATCTTAGCTGGAGGCTACGGATCGAGATTAGGACATGTAACGGAATTGATTCCGAAACCAATGGTAGAGGTTGGAGGTCGCCCTATCATTTGGCACATTATGAAGATATATGCTGCGCATGGCTTTAATGAGTTCGTGATTGCCTTGGGTTACAAAGGCAATGTGATTAAGGATTACTTCTACAAGTTGAAGAACTTCAGTTCAGATTTCACGGTCAACACAGCTACGGGTGAGATTCAGTACCACAGCGATAATGCTGATGAATGGAAGGTAACGCTCGTGGATACGGGACTTGAAACTTTGAAAGGCGGCAGAATCAAGCGTCTAGAAAAGTACTTGGACGATGTGAATTTCCTCACCTACGGAGATGGCGTTTCTAATGTTGATCTTCAGGCACTTCTCGAGTACCATAAGAACCACCAAAAGACAGTCACCATTACGGGTGTACGCCCTCCTTCACTGTTTGGAGAGGTGATTCAGAAAGATGGTCAAGTGTTGTCTTTTGAAGAGAAACCTCAAATTGGTCAGGGTTTGATCAATGGAGGGTTTATGGTATTCAATAAGAGTATGCTGGACAAGTTGAGCACCGATGTGAATTGCGACTTTGAATTCGGTCCACTTGAAGATTTGGCAAACGAAGGCGAAGTGATGGTTCATATCCACGATGGTTTCTGGGAATGTGCCGATACGGTTCGCGATGTGAATCACTTGAACAAGCTTTGGGATAAGAACGAAGCCGAATGGAAGATTTGGTAA
- the rfbG gene encoding CDP-glucose 4,6-dehydratase — MKFLEVYRGKKVIVTGHTGFKGSWMSYWLHSVGAHVVGIGLDPKREEDLYHQLELSSKIVDYREDIRNLSKMVEIFEAEQPDFVFHMAAQALVIDGYNDPVYTYEVNVTGTANILEALRSLSKKAVGVFITTDKVYENKEWEWPYRESDELGGYDPYSSSKAAAEILIQSFRKSFFNPNSYDDHLKSVASVRAGNVIGGGDWSDNRIVPDCMKSIQQSKDIELRSPLAVRPWQHVLEPIGGYLLLGAKMFENPTELCEAFNFGPEAENVLTVKDLVDGFVKLSGKVSWIDVSDKKVHHEANLLTLDINKAKKRLNWHPILGPSDTIKYTFDWYMSVAESGAEQLCSIQINDYSERWNSKRES; from the coding sequence ATGAAGTTTCTAGAAGTATATAGAGGAAAAAAGGTAATTGTAACGGGGCACACGGGCTTTAAGGGTTCTTGGATGTCCTATTGGCTGCATTCCGTTGGTGCTCATGTGGTTGGTATTGGTCTTGACCCCAAACGGGAAGAAGATCTCTACCATCAGTTAGAGCTATCATCTAAGATTGTCGATTATCGAGAGGATATTCGAAACCTTTCGAAGATGGTTGAAATCTTTGAAGCAGAACAGCCTGATTTCGTTTTTCACATGGCTGCTCAAGCCCTAGTGATTGATGGTTACAATGATCCAGTGTATACCTATGAGGTGAACGTTACCGGTACCGCTAATATCCTGGAAGCTCTGAGATCTCTTTCGAAAAAGGCAGTTGGTGTTTTCATTACTACAGACAAAGTGTATGAGAACAAAGAGTGGGAATGGCCTTATCGTGAAAGCGATGAATTGGGAGGATATGATCCCTACAGTTCAAGCAAAGCGGCGGCGGAAATTCTTATCCAATCATTTAGAAAGTCTTTTTTCAATCCCAATTCTTACGATGATCATTTGAAGTCTGTTGCTTCTGTTCGAGCTGGAAATGTCATTGGCGGCGGAGATTGGTCAGATAATCGAATCGTCCCAGATTGTATGAAGTCGATTCAACAATCGAAGGATATCGAATTGAGAAGTCCACTTGCTGTTCGACCTTGGCAACATGTATTAGAACCTATTGGAGGTTACCTTCTTTTGGGAGCTAAGATGTTTGAGAATCCAACGGAGCTCTGTGAAGCGTTCAACTTTGGGCCAGAAGCAGAGAACGTATTAACGGTTAAAGATCTTGTGGATGGTTTTGTAAAGCTGTCTGGTAAAGTTTCTTGGATTGATGTTTCAGACAAGAAAGTTCACCACGAGGCAAACCTTCTCACATTAGACATTAATAAAGCGAAAAAGAGATTGAATTGGCATCCAATTCTCGGACCATCAGACACGATCAAGTACACTTTTGATTGGTATATGTCGGTGGCAGAGAGTGGTGCTGAACAACTCTGCTCAATTCAGATAAACGACTACTCAGAGAGATGGAATTCAAAGAGAGAAAGCTAA
- the rfbC gene encoding dTDP-4-dehydrorhamnose 3,5-epimerase → MEFKERKLKGVFEITLNPIRDHRGFFMRSYDVKEFEAHGIHREWKQENHSKSIHTGVVRGMHFQLPPHSETKMIRCIAGAVWDVFVDLRLGSPTFGQWDAVELTPENGKQVYIPRGFGHGFCTLKPNSEVVYKVDNFYNKEAERGILWSDPDIGIDWPLNGVEPTLSDKDKNNLTLAQFVEEYKGIEL, encoded by the coding sequence ATGGAATTCAAAGAGAGAAAGCTAAAAGGCGTTTTTGAGATTACGCTAAACCCCATTCGCGATCACAGAGGCTTTTTTATGAGAAGCTATGATGTGAAAGAATTTGAAGCTCACGGTATTCACAGAGAGTGGAAACAAGAGAATCACTCCAAATCCATTCACACTGGTGTTGTTCGTGGAATGCATTTTCAACTTCCGCCGCATTCAGAAACAAAGATGATTCGCTGTATTGCTGGTGCCGTTTGGGATGTGTTTGTAGATCTCAGATTGGGTTCGCCCACCTTTGGACAATGGGATGCTGTAGAGTTGACACCAGAAAATGGAAAGCAAGTCTACATTCCTAGAGGATTTGGTCATGGGTTCTGCACCTTGAAGCCAAATAGCGAGGTCGTATATAAAGTCGACAACTTCTACAACAAAGAAGCGGAACGTGGTATTCTGTGGTCCGATCCAGACATTGGAATCGATTGGCCATTGAACGGTGTGGAGCCAACGCTTTCAGATAAAGATAAAAACAACTTAACGCTGGCTCAATTTGTCGAAGAGTACAAGGGCATTGAGCTGTAA
- a CDS encoding DegT/DnrJ/EryC1/StrS family aminotransferase — protein MNIRLFKPSVGQEELDNIKAAFERSWIGLGPNVNEFEEEWAKFVGSEIAIGVNSATAALHLAIACFNFPKGKKVLVPSQTFAATATAVLYNDLVPVFVDSDPVTLGIDLDDMKAKYDEDCVAVIPVHYAGHPVPMEVLVPWAKEKGLRVIEDCAHTAGAMYKGKILGTWGDIGCYSFEEKKLMTTGDGGMMVTNDPELFKDVKAMRWVGIDKDNWKTAQSYTDEKRDAMHWFYEINVLGYKYNMNDLAAAIGLAQLKKLPAMNARRSEIIQKYMDGLQGVEGVMPLLPFEPSNYCYQMFGIRADRRDELMIHLKSKGIATGCHYTPLSMQPLFTPYAKDCGFIEAESERLMTLPLHADLTDEEVEYVIENIRAFK, from the coding sequence ATGAATATTAGACTATTCAAACCTTCAGTAGGTCAGGAAGAGCTTGATAACATTAAAGCTGCCTTTGAAAGATCATGGATTGGACTGGGGCCAAATGTGAACGAATTCGAAGAAGAGTGGGCAAAGTTTGTCGGTTCTGAAATCGCCATTGGCGTGAATTCAGCTACAGCGGCACTACACCTTGCTATTGCGTGCTTTAATTTCCCAAAAGGAAAGAAGGTTCTTGTTCCTTCTCAGACTTTCGCCGCTACGGCAACAGCGGTATTGTACAATGATTTGGTTCCTGTATTCGTGGATTCAGATCCAGTGACGCTCGGTATCGATTTGGACGATATGAAGGCCAAGTATGATGAAGATTGCGTTGCTGTCATTCCGGTTCACTATGCCGGACATCCTGTACCTATGGAGGTATTGGTGCCATGGGCAAAGGAAAAAGGTCTTCGTGTTATTGAAGATTGCGCCCATACAGCAGGAGCTATGTACAAAGGTAAAATCCTTGGTACCTGGGGAGACATTGGTTGTTATTCCTTTGAAGAGAAGAAGTTAATGACCACCGGCGACGGAGGTATGATGGTGACCAACGATCCTGAGCTCTTTAAGGATGTAAAGGCAATGCGCTGGGTAGGCATCGATAAGGATAACTGGAAAACAGCGCAATCGTACACCGACGAGAAGCGTGATGCCATGCACTGGTTTTATGAAATCAATGTGCTCGGTTATAAATACAATATGAATGACCTCGCGGCAGCGATTGGATTGGCCCAGCTTAAGAAGTTGCCGGCAATGAATGCTAGGAGATCTGAGATCATTCAGAAATACATGGATGGACTTCAAGGAGTAGAAGGTGTTATGCCATTGCTTCCTTTTGAGCCTTCCAACTACTGCTACCAAATGTTTGGTATTAGAGCGGATAGAAGAGATGAATTGATGATTCACCTTAAATCGAAGGGAATCGCTACGGGTTGTCACTACACACCGCTATCGATGCAGCCTCTCTTTACTCCATATGCAAAAGACTGTGGATTTATTGAAGCTGAATCTGAACGATTGATGACACTTCCGCTCCATGCAGATCTTACAGACGAAGAAGTAGAATACGTCATTGAAAACATTAGAGCTTTTAAATGA
- a CDS encoding acyltransferase → MMLDLLRKASKVLSYLFRPFIIGWNSISFFVRYLLAGRSNAFSYLSRVGKESIIPIMRLMGAQIGSNCDIETGIVFHNCHDLRKLRIGNDVHIGKQCFFDLREEIHISSNVVVSMKCTFITHMELTQSNLSHQYPASSGKIQIGQHSYIGSGSTVLMNVIIGSEVVVAANTLLIRSVESKSKVKGIPGKQF, encoded by the coding sequence ATGATGCTCGATTTGCTTCGAAAGGCTTCTAAAGTACTTAGCTATCTGTTCCGCCCATTCATTATTGGGTGGAACAGCATCAGCTTTTTCGTTCGCTATCTACTGGCTGGACGAAGCAACGCTTTTTCTTACTTGAGCAGGGTTGGAAAGGAGTCTATCATCCCCATCATGAGATTAATGGGGGCTCAAATAGGTTCCAACTGCGATATAGAAACGGGGATTGTATTTCACAATTGCCATGATTTGAGAAAGCTCAGAATAGGTAATGATGTTCACATAGGGAAGCAGTGCTTTTTTGATTTGAGAGAAGAAATACACATTTCTTCTAACGTGGTTGTTTCTATGAAGTGCACTTTTATCACGCACATGGAGTTGACACAATCTAATCTCAGTCATCAATATCCTGCGAGCAGTGGTAAAATTCAAATTGGTCAGCATTCATACATTGGATCGGGTTCAACGGTTTTAATGAATGTAATCATTGGGTCAGAAGTGGTGGTGGCTGCAAATACATTGCTCATCCGATCAGTTGAATCGAAATCGAAGGTCAAGGGAATACCTGGCAAGCAATTTTAA
- a CDS encoding oligosaccharide flippase family protein produces the protein MASEFKSLLKSTSMLAGTRFAQFFASLARVKISALILGTTGVGIVDQITFLTNKVSQFTTIGTAEAFVKQLAESKSKDDAKSLIYSAFKSYALVIFGFVVLSVGLMLGFKEEVTNYLFGEDEYIVYFFVALLTFPILVIHSFPFSILKAFKNVRAISRARIITSAIQFVISIPLILIWELEGAVAYVPLAIAIDVAVLMWLANKKCFQEYEISFARIIKAPLRRDFLKELFLFSAFGLTVGVFLIIVELVTRSIVLDHLGVDAIGLYSPILLFASIFTGFILPALSTYLYPRFSEMKGHKEVSGLINDALRIGSFGLIPLLFIGIPYHKLIIVTFYSTEFLDASNYLPYHLMGTSFFVWWYVFSQSLTPMGKIKVHGVFRLFYGSIDLLVTYWAVNRYGLIGWTLKFIVSPFVFFWVYMIYTRITFDFSYRLSTLKLMAYVFIGGVSLTVLSQMNDLTRNLNFVIGPLLLLGTWYIASKEERNALLSKLRRK, from the coding sequence TTGGCATCGGAATTTAAAAGTCTCTTAAAAAGCACCTCGATGCTTGCAGGAACTAGATTTGCTCAATTTTTTGCAAGTTTAGCTCGTGTAAAGATTAGCGCTTTGATTCTTGGTACTACTGGTGTAGGTATCGTAGATCAAATTACATTTCTAACCAATAAAGTTTCGCAGTTTACGACCATTGGGACAGCTGAAGCTTTTGTCAAGCAATTAGCTGAAAGTAAATCAAAGGATGATGCTAAATCGCTTATTTACTCAGCATTTAAGTCATATGCATTAGTCATATTTGGGTTTGTGGTGCTGAGCGTTGGGTTAATGCTTGGTTTTAAAGAAGAGGTCACAAATTATCTCTTTGGTGAAGATGAATACATTGTATACTTCTTTGTTGCGCTTCTTACGTTTCCAATCCTCGTAATTCACAGTTTTCCGTTCTCTATACTGAAGGCTTTTAAAAATGTACGAGCCATCTCCAGAGCGCGAATTATTACAAGCGCTATTCAGTTTGTCATTTCCATCCCACTCATTCTAATTTGGGAGTTAGAAGGGGCGGTGGCCTACGTTCCTTTGGCCATTGCAATTGATGTGGCGGTTTTAATGTGGCTTGCGAACAAGAAGTGTTTTCAAGAGTATGAGATTAGTTTTGCACGTATTATAAAAGCGCCACTCAGAAGAGATTTCTTAAAAGAACTCTTCCTGTTTTCTGCTTTTGGTCTCACTGTTGGTGTCTTCTTGATTATTGTGGAATTAGTCACAAGGTCTATTGTATTGGATCACCTAGGAGTTGATGCTATTGGTTTGTATAGTCCAATCTTGTTATTCGCTAGTATTTTTACAGGTTTTATTCTTCCAGCTCTTTCGACGTATTTGTATCCTCGATTTAGTGAAATGAAAGGCCATAAGGAGGTAAGTGGGCTTATTAATGATGCATTGCGCATTGGTAGTTTTGGATTAATTCCATTACTGTTTATAGGTATTCCGTACCATAAACTCATTATTGTAACTTTCTATTCCACAGAATTTCTTGATGCCTCGAATTATCTACCCTATCATTTGATGGGAACTTCCTTCTTTGTCTGGTGGTACGTGTTCTCACAATCCCTTACCCCGATGGGTAAAATTAAGGTTCACGGGGTGTTTAGATTGTTTTATGGAAGTATTGACTTACTCGTTACCTACTGGGCTGTGAATCGTTATGGATTGATAGGATGGACGTTGAAATTTATCGTATCCCCATTTGTTTTCTTTTGGGTCTATATGATTTACACCAGAATCACATTTGATTTCTCATATCGCTTGAGCACCTTGAAGCTTATGGCATATGTGTTCATTGGAGGAGTGTCTCTCACAGTTTTGAGTCAGATGAACGATTTAACTCGCAATTTGAATTTCGTTATTGGTCCATTGCTCTTGCTTGGAACTTGGTACATCGCGTCCAAAGAGGAACGAAATGCACTTCTTTCTAAACTCAGAAGAAAATAA
- a CDS encoding sulfotransferase domain-containing protein, producing the protein MIKKSKQALSKLAKKSQGVISGLNLPSVSDVDPKVYDYQFVDKVLKTKIDKHLFLVCAPKSGSTWLSHVVEELLDWPSVRLAPSFEHREQEIDLLPLLRNSNAPKVYSSHQHCRYSLYTEKICRLINSHIVLQVRDIFDTVYSYVDHMNKESVRVPAGFMNDEIWSKMDDEAKFSFVVDMIIPWYFNFYAGWMTSPLRQEGKVHLITYQDLKEDFGGVIKGIFNFMDEPLSDDKLNNAISASNQANTRKNKGVAGRGQGLPKELQARIRRYATYYPDVDFTPLGL; encoded by the coding sequence ATGATCAAAAAGTCAAAACAAGCACTCAGTAAGTTGGCCAAGAAATCACAAGGAGTTATTTCTGGACTCAACCTGCCTTCGGTTTCAGATGTAGATCCAAAAGTGTATGATTATCAATTTGTTGATAAAGTTCTCAAGACAAAAATTGACAAACATCTCTTCTTAGTTTGTGCGCCCAAATCTGGATCAACTTGGTTATCTCATGTTGTTGAAGAATTGCTGGATTGGCCAAGTGTTAGGCTGGCTCCCAGTTTTGAACACAGAGAGCAGGAAATTGATTTGCTACCACTTTTGAGAAACTCAAATGCTCCTAAAGTTTACTCTTCTCATCAACATTGTAGGTATAGCTTGTATACGGAGAAAATATGTCGTCTCATCAATTCTCACATTGTACTTCAAGTGAGAGACATCTTCGATACAGTATATTCTTATGTCGATCACATGAACAAAGAGAGCGTAAGGGTTCCAGCTGGTTTCATGAACGATGAGATTTGGTCGAAGATGGACGATGAAGCTAAGTTTAGTTTTGTAGTTGATATGATCATTCCTTGGTACTTTAATTTTTATGCAGGTTGGATGACTTCTCCTTTGCGCCAAGAGGGAAAGGTGCATTTGATCACTTATCAAGACCTAAAAGAAGATTTTGGAGGTGTCATCAAAGGCATTTTCAATTTCATGGATGAGCCACTGTCGGATGATAAATTGAACAATGCAATTAGTGCCTCCAACCAAGCTAATACCAGAAAGAACAAAGGCGTGGCTGGACGCGGACAAGGACTGCCTAAGGAACTTCAAGCTCGTATCCGCAGGTATGCCACTTATTATCCAGACGTTGATTTCACACCATTAGGACTATAG
- a CDS encoding glycosyltransferase family 2 protein, which translates to MITAITLNYNQNDYTSKCALSVLESVGEDIHLVVIDNGSTEDNFRELKSLLPLDDSRLTVHRIVDNIGYVGGVNVGLKIAFEQRNSDYTLVMNNDTIIDSKAITELIQTAKKHDNKAIVSGKVYNYDEQDTLQFIGNGKGKTGLLDFPAFVKNRREKDLGQYDQEMEMGMIDDIFWLIPKLVFDQVGYYSNYFFLYGEQNDYALRAVKAGNKLIYTPNAKIWHKGKVTTADGDSNSPKIEYWRSFAVMKIAVLHFSGADSKKLLSQWKYKRTLKVMIWILTGKSKFSSLKAHLLAIKHFKFWNKVRYVDNGYNPF; encoded by the coding sequence ATGATTACAGCGATTACACTGAATTACAATCAGAACGACTATACCAGCAAATGTGCTCTTTCCGTGTTAGAATCGGTGGGAGAAGACATTCATTTAGTGGTTATTGACAATGGCTCTACAGAAGATAATTTCAGAGAGCTTAAATCTTTACTACCTCTTGATGATTCACGATTGACTGTTCATAGAATTGTTGACAATATCGGGTACGTTGGGGGTGTGAATGTAGGATTGAAAATTGCTTTCGAGCAAAGAAATTCGGATTACACACTTGTCATGAATAATGACACTATCATCGATTCGAAAGCAATCACTGAATTGATACAAACCGCCAAGAAGCACGATAATAAGGCCATCGTATCAGGTAAAGTATATAACTATGATGAACAAGATACACTCCAGTTCATCGGTAATGGTAAAGGCAAAACTGGATTACTTGATTTTCCCGCTTTTGTCAAGAATAGAAGAGAGAAGGATCTCGGTCAATACGATCAAGAGATGGAGATGGGTATGATTGATGACATCTTCTGGTTGATTCCGAAACTTGTCTTTGATCAAGTTGGGTATTATTCAAATTACTTCTTTCTCTATGGGGAGCAAAACGACTATGCACTCAGAGCGGTCAAGGCTGGAAATAAATTGATTTACACGCCAAATGCGAAGATTTGGCATAAAGGCAAGGTCACCACGGCCGATGGAGATTCGAACTCACCGAAAATTGAGTATTGGAGATCTTTTGCCGTAATGAAAATTGCTGTACTTCACTTTTCAGGAGCTGATTCTAAAAAGCTCTTGTCACAATGGAAATACAAGAGAACATTGAAAGTGATGATTTGGATTCTTACAGGAAAATCAAAGTTCTCATCACTCAAAGCTCACCTTCTTGCCATTAAGCATTTCAAATTTTGGAATAAAGTGAGGTATGTAGACAACGGATACAACCCATTTTGA
- a CDS encoding glycosyltransferase — MSKGTIIYIGGFILPDGNAAAQRVIGLAKGYKDLGYHIVFVDTQHGLEERDVLKTYHQEHGFDVYSVPYPTGVLDWVRNVTSHQSFLKVFEEVSKGGDIKAVIAYNYSSIALARIIKFCQRRTIPVVSDNTEWALGSMKSPSGILKNIDTWLLMTVVQKRLNGVIAISEFLYNYYFKIVPNVVQIPPTVDKADEKWPKQITSTDHTLKLIYAGSPGNGRKDRLDKIIWSLVQCEQEFKKPIELKIIGITEEQYRESFKMSPEKGIPTFVQFFGRLNHKEVIHHLSQADFSIFIRDTNRVNTAGFPTKFVESVSSSTPVLCNNTSNLSDFIEGEGLGFFIDPSSERSLFDSFKKVFMLSTEEKNSLKERCLESQVFDYQVYMSELERVIS, encoded by the coding sequence ATGAGCAAAGGGACAATCATATATATAGGAGGATTCATACTTCCAGATGGTAACGCAGCTGCACAACGCGTAATCGGATTGGCAAAGGGTTATAAGGACCTAGGCTACCACATCGTATTTGTGGATACTCAGCACGGTCTAGAAGAAAGAGACGTGCTGAAGACGTATCATCAGGAGCATGGTTTTGATGTATATAGTGTTCCGTATCCAACAGGAGTCCTCGATTGGGTTCGCAATGTCACTTCTCATCAATCATTTCTAAAGGTATTTGAAGAAGTTTCTAAGGGTGGGGATATTAAAGCGGTAATCGCTTATAACTATTCGTCCATTGCTTTGGCTAGAATCATTAAATTCTGTCAGAGACGAACCATTCCTGTAGTTTCAGATAATACAGAGTGGGCTCTTGGTAGCATGAAAAGTCCGTCGGGAATTCTGAAAAATATAGATACTTGGTTGTTGATGACAGTTGTTCAGAAAAGATTGAATGGAGTCATTGCCATTTCTGAGTTCCTCTACAACTACTATTTCAAAATAGTTCCCAACGTGGTTCAAATACCACCTACAGTGGACAAAGCCGACGAGAAATGGCCGAAGCAGATTACCTCTACTGACCACACCTTAAAGCTGATTTATGCCGGATCTCCTGGCAATGGAAGGAAGGATAGACTTGACAAGATCATTTGGTCATTGGTCCAATGTGAGCAGGAATTCAAGAAGCCAATTGAGCTTAAAATTATTGGGATTACTGAAGAACAGTATCGAGAGAGCTTTAAAATGAGTCCGGAGAAGGGTATACCTACTTTCGTTCAGTTCTTTGGTCGATTGAATCACAAAGAGGTAATTCACCATCTATCACAAGCTGATTTCTCGATTTTCATAAGGGATACAAATCGAGTGAACACCGCAGGATTTCCTACCAAATTTGTGGAGTCGGTTTCAAGTTCCACACCTGTTTTGTGTAATAATACGAGTAACCTCAGTGACTTCATCGAGGGTGAGGGTCTCGGCTTTTTTATTGACCCTTCATCCGAACGGAGTTTGTTCGACAGCTTTAAGAAAGTATTCATGCTTTCAACTGAAGAAAAAAACAGTTTGAAAGAAAGATGTTTAGAGTCTCAAGTTTTTGACTACCAAGTCTATATGTCAGAATTAGAACGTGTTATTTCCTAA
- a CDS encoding glycosyltransferase — MNTVQSEQGTVSKPVIAMDLSTAGKGGGPFTSTTRLMESELKESYEFRTIWYDVSLGAGVSWKRILHLRDQIREIKPDIVHYTGLQLSGFHMAVACRLAGVKRTVVSVRGFSGDALYFSKIKSFLLTYILEPFTLLSATRAVGVSKYVANRKALRILKSKTRSFIYNFPPPVSQSISRDDIRKELKIPADQVVAISVARITKDKGYHIFKDSIRSLSKQTNLTILIVGRGEYLDEMQEELSDQIAKGQVVFLGYKANVGDYLNASDIFVLPTLHETLSVALLEASSYHLALVASNTGGVPEIVIDGHNGRLVEPGNASELSEAIAELVASVEKRKEFGHNAFNRVNTTFDRRRLESQWDELYKTILKEKR, encoded by the coding sequence ATGAACACAGTACAAAGCGAACAAGGCACGGTTTCTAAACCTGTAATAGCAATGGACTTATCCACTGCTGGTAAAGGAGGGGGGCCGTTTACAAGTACCACTAGACTTATGGAGTCCGAGCTTAAGGAGTCTTATGAATTTAGGACGATTTGGTATGATGTGAGCCTTGGAGCAGGTGTCAGTTGGAAACGCATTCTCCATCTTAGAGACCAGATTCGTGAGATTAAGCCCGACATCGTTCATTATACGGGGTTACAATTGTCAGGATTCCACATGGCCGTTGCATGCAGATTGGCAGGTGTAAAACGTACCGTTGTTTCTGTTCGAGGCTTTTCAGGAGATGCCTTGTACTTCTCCAAGATTAAAAGTTTCTTACTGACTTATATTCTTGAACCATTCACATTATTGAGTGCAACCAGAGCAGTAGGAGTTAGTAAGTACGTTGCAAATAGAAAGGCCTTAAGAATCCTTAAATCAAAGACGAGGTCATTTATTTACAACTTTCCACCGCCAGTATCTCAATCTATTTCAAGAGATGACATTCGGAAGGAGCTGAAAATTCCTGCGGATCAAGTAGTTGCTATTTCAGTGGCTAGAATTACCAAAGACAAGGGTTATCACATATTTAAGGATTCTATTCGCTCTCTCTCGAAGCAGACAAATCTTACCATTTTAATTGTGGGAAGAGGAGAGTACCTAGACGAGATGCAAGAAGAATTGTCCGATCAGATTGCGAAAGGTCAGGTTGTGTTTTTAGGGTATAAGGCAAATGTGGGCGATTATCTGAATGCCTCTGATATATTTGTTCTTCCTACCTTGCACGAGACCCTCTCTGTAGCGCTTTTAGAAGCCTCTTCTTACCACTTGGCTTTAGTCGCCTCAAACACGGGTGGAGTTCCTGAAATTGTAATTGATGGCCATAATGGCAGGTTGGTAGAGCCAGGAAATGCCTCTGAATTAAGCGAAGCCATTGCAGAATTAGTCGCTAGCGTTGAAAAGAGAAAGGAATTTGGACATAATGCTTTCAATAGGGTGAATACCACTTTTGATCGGAGACGATTGGAGTCGCAATGGGATGAATTGTACAAAACTATTCTGAAGGAGAAAAGATGA
- a CDS encoding polysaccharide biosynthesis protein: MFKNKRLLITGGTGSFGNAVLKGFLDSDIEEIRIFSRDEKKQDDMRHQLQSDKVKFFIGDVRDSDSLQYAMEGVDYIFHAAALKQVPSCEFYPIEAVKTNVLGTENVLNAAIRNHVEKVICLSTDKAAYPINAMGISKAMMEKVAVAKSRVAHGTTITATRYGNVMASRGSVIPLFIQQIKEGKPLTLTNPEMTRFMMSLEQAVELVLFSFENGKSGDLFVQKAPAATIGQLAEVMLDIFNSTVGVRVIGTRHGEKLYETLLTAEERVKSEDLGDYYRVTADDRDLNYGKYFSEGNEEVQKIEDYHSHNTYRLSNDELKKLILQLEYVQNELKG; the protein is encoded by the coding sequence ATGTTTAAAAATAAGAGACTTCTCATCACCGGAGGCACAGGTTCGTTTGGAAATGCTGTACTGAAGGGATTCCTAGATTCTGATATTGAAGAAATCAGAATCTTTAGTCGCGACGAAAAGAAGCAAGATGATATGCGTCATCAGCTTCAAAGTGATAAAGTAAAGTTCTTTATCGGAGATGTAAGAGACTCCGATAGTCTCCAATATGCGATGGAAGGTGTAGACTATATCTTTCATGCGGCGGCCTTAAAGCAAGTTCCATCTTGTGAATTCTACCCTATAGAAGCCGTGAAGACGAATGTTCTCGGAACGGAGAATGTCTTGAACGCAGCCATTCGCAACCATGTTGAAAAGGTTATTTGCCTCAGCACGGACAAAGCGGCCTATCCCATTAATGCAATGGGGATTTCAAAAGCAATGATGGAAAAGGTTGCGGTTGCCAAATCGCGTGTGGCTCATGGCACAACCATCACGGCAACCCGTTATGGAAATGTAATGGCAAGTAGGGGATCGGTTATTCCTCTGTTTATTCAGCAGATTAAAGAAGGCAAGCCTTTAACACTCACCAATCCTGAAATGACCCGTTTTATGATGTCGTTGGAGCAGGCCGTTGAGTTGGTGTTGTTCTCTTTCGAAAATGGAAAATCAGGAGATTTGTTTGTTCAGAAAGCTCCTGCGGCAACCATTGGACAGCTTGCAGAAGTGATGCTCGATATTTTCAACAGTACAGTAGGGGTACGCGTGATTGGAACACGTCATGGTGAGAAACTCTATGAAACCTTGCTTACAGCAGAAGAACGAGTGAAGAGTGAAGACTTGGGCGATTACTATCGAGTAACCGCAGATGATAGAGACCTGAACTACGGTAAGTACTTCTCCGAGGGAAATGAAGAAGTTCAGAAAATCGAAGACTACCATTCTCATAACACATACCGACTTTCGAATGATGAACTCAAGAAGTTGATTCTTCAGTTGGAATACGTTCAAAATGAATTGAAAGGATGA